AAAAAACAAATATCAATTCGTATCGAAGATGATACCGTAGAATATTTTAAAAAATTGTCTACAGAAATTGGAATTCCCTATCAAAATTTAATGAATATGTATTTACGTGAATGCGCTGATAAAAATATGAAGCCGAATATTAACTGGCAATAATTCACTCTTTTTAAGCATATAACGGCGTGGCAAATAACCCGTCCGCCCAAAACAACAATTTTATTAATTAACGATTGATTTATTTTAAAGAGCAGTTT
The nucleotide sequence above comes from Ignavibacteriota bacterium. Encoded proteins:
- a CDS encoding BrnA antitoxin family protein, which translates into the protein MKKEYDFSNSIKNPYSKKLKKQISIRIEDDTVEYFKKLSTEIGIPYQNLMNMYLRECADKNMKPNINWQ